The Lathyrus oleraceus cultivar Zhongwan6 chromosome 5, CAAS_Psat_ZW6_1.0, whole genome shotgun sequence genome includes the window TCTTCAATTTGTTGCGCACTTGCAACAAAACGCATGGAAAAATGAGGCCCACCATAGATTTCACAACTAATAGCTTGAACTGGTTGAACTTGAGTTACCTGTTAAGTACCTATATTCATCCATACTAGCGTTGAAGATGACCATGCAACAAAGGGAAACTAACGTACTTTTCTAGAGTAAGAGTTTTCTTGATACCTATGTTGGAGACACTTAGATCCATTTTACTCCTCTTAGTGGTAGCGGAGAAGAACATCTTTGATTTAGCAACATTCACTTTAAGGCCAAAAAACATGGAAAAATGATTCAAGATATTATAAATGATCACTTTCTGGGAGTTAAAAACCTTCACAAAAAGAAGAACATCATTAGAAAAATAAATGCGATAGAATGGGTCCATTATGAGATAACCTGGAAGGTTTCCAATGGCCTTCATCGACTGCCCTGATGATTGTCTATGACAAGAATTCCATGCAGATAACCTTGTTGTAATCCTCTAGTCATAACAAAATTTGATAGTTGTATCCCATTACAAAGAATATACATAAAGGAGCTAGTTACATAGTGCATGATCAATGTTATAGTAATGGAAGGAAACTTGTGTCGCTTCAAACAAAATTCAAAGTAATCCCAATTAACATGATCACAGGtcttttaaaaatatattttgaaCACCATCTCAACTTTTATCTTTTTAGATTTACGCATAGAATGAATGACTTCTTGGAGGATAATGACAATATTTGTTGTCCCTTTACCAGACAAAAAACTACTCTAGAAGGATCAAACTATCTGATTTAGATAAGGATGCAATCAATTAACCATAATCTTCGTAATAAGCTTGTAAGTTATGTTACACAAGCTAATATTTGATTAGGAATTAATGTGATAAGAGTCTTAGAAAGAGAGAAGTGAAAGCTACCTGTCACAAAGGCATCTGATATAAGTTAGAGAACGTCATCTTCAACTATATGCCAAAATTGTTTAAAGAAAATACCCTAAAATCCATCATGGCCATACGCCTTGAAATGGTGCATTTGATTCAATGCATAAGTAACTTCTTCCCTCGTCACTTATTGAGTCAAAGAGTGTTGAGCCTCTTTAGTAAGGATCGAAGCCATATTTGAGTCATCCATACTAGCGGGGAGTATAGGAAATGCAAGGCAAAAAATACCTTTAAAAAATGTCAAAGCTTCTTTCTTGAGAATAGTATCATCATCGCACCAAACACCATTAGGAGGATGAAGGCCATggaatttatttttcttccgTCAGATTACTATTTTGGTAtgaaattttttggtgttaaGATCTCCCAACTTCATCCAATCACCTCTAGCCTTTTGATACCAATGAATCTCCCCTTGAGCAAAGATCTCATCATACTCCTGTTGATGCTCATGTTGGAGATAAATTAGTCTTGTTGAATCTATTATCTCCAAAGAGTGTTGGATACCCCTGAGTCTCTTCTCAATGTTATGTTTTTGTTTGTTGATATTGTCAAAAGTTTCCTTATTAAAAAAGACAGAATTGTGCTGCACATTTTGGAGATAAGTTACAATGCCATCTAGGGATTCCCCTAAGCAGTATGAACTATATTGGAGTATTTCGGGTGAGTGATCCAAGCTGCCTCAAACCTAAAAGGACACGACCCGTGGTCTTGGAGGGAAGGTCACACCTAAGGAGAATGAGGTTGTGATCATAATGAAATTTATACAACACCTCAACATATGCATTAGGAAAAGTCGTGCGCTAAGCAACATCAACTTAGGCCTTATCTAGTTTGTAATACACCATTCGATTACTAGTACAAGTCATATTCCAAGTAAATTTCCCACCAATCATTTCTACTTCAACTAAATTATATTTATCAATGACATTCAACAAAGCAACTGCCCTAAAAGGATTAAAATTACCTCATTTTTGTTCAGTCGGATGAATGATATCGTTAAAGTCTCCAATCAACATCCACGGACCATCAACAATGTTCCCCTAGTCAATGAGACGGAGCCACAAGTCAAGACGAGAAGTGTACACGAGACTAGCATAAATTTCAATTACATACCAAGAGGAAGTTCTCGTGATATCTTAATAGTAATTGTATCCATAAAGACATCATGCACAACAATTACAATGTTAATACCATTCTCCTTTAACACCCAAATGTCTCCGAATTGACTACGCGTATCCACGTAGTGAACACTCACATATTCAACTCCAAGAAGAATTTAATCTTATAAAAACCAATGTGTATTTTTTAATCAAATTTATCATGTATCTTTTAACCTTAGTATTAGAGACTGTCGTATATTTCAAGAGAGTACAgttaaattatatatatatatatatatatatatatatatatatatatatatatatatatatatatatatatatatatatatatatatatatatatatatatatatatatatatatatatatatatatatatatatatatatatatatatatatataatctacTTCAAAAAGAAGAATAGAATATCAATCGATCAAGCCTCTTATCATTAAAAAAAATCCACCATGAGCCACTGGACCCCATCATGTGGCGGCAATATCACATTTTAGGGGGTACTCTCACTCAAATCAGTGCCACCTAATATTATTAGTTAAATGCTTCCATCACACTTCATGCTTGTGTGATGTGTCTTAGACTCTTAGTGGTGATTGATTAAGATTAATTAAATTCAATATTTCTTAAACACTTGAAAAAAATTAACTCAAATTTTGATGCAGTATAATGGTTAAATATAATTAGTTGCATATATAACTAATAATGAATGAGTCAAATCAAATACTAGTATAATTTAAATCTTAATTTGACATTTAATTTAATAAACTTCATTCActaatttattatattttaatttcTAAGTTGATTCTACTTTGTCTTATGTTTGACCAAACTAGAACTCAAATATTTCAAAATTAAGGTATTTGTCAGATTAAATTGTGATTTAATTAATTTATCAATATCAATTAAACTCAAATTTTAGcttataatttaattttttacACACTCTGAACCAAACTTTAGCTtataaaatgaattaattaacTTTAATTGATTTGTGCATAATTCCACTTCTGACCCATCTCTCTCCCGCTCACACACGAAATCAAAAATACACTATTCACCTTAGTTGAATAATTCAATCTTTTGCAGTAGTAATATATGACAAAGCAATGAAAATATCTAACTCTAACCAACCAAATAACAGCTTGAACAAATACCTATCTTCACACCTAACTTATTTTTCTTGAGCCAATTTCACACCTAAATTACTATTTCTCCAACTACTTTTGTTTTGGGAGTGAAATCCTGCAAATAACTTAAAACTTAATTTGTTAAAAAAAACTTATAACTGTATTAGATTAATTAAAAAGAACAAAGCTaagaaaatggaataaaaataaaaacactCCATACCTTCCTAATAATATCCCTTACCTGCTGCCTACCTGACTACCACTACAACTACAACCACTAAATATTTTACAAAAAAGATGAACCCGGTTCAAACCGTTTGGTCGAGGTATAACAACTAACCCATTAAACTCTTTCCTAATCTAAACTCTCAGCAAGTTGTAACTATTTGGGTCTGAGCCGATAAACCGGATTCCGGTCCAACCATCCCTTTCCTCTTCCTCATCTCCAACACTTTGCGGTGGCTATTGGAGTGAATTTCACTACTGAAAGTTGGGCTACAAGCCGGTCTATACTCCGAAAAAAGCCGACCGGATTTATACCGAACCCCACACGCGTTACATAGGGTTTTAGCTCCTAACGGACCGGTTCTCCACTGCGGCGTCTTCTGCACTTGGCAATGACTACACCGTCGCTGTAAATGGCCCTCATCTTGGGCTTCAACTCCATCAACTTGGGCCTGGGCCTGGGCCTTTTTCTTCTGTTTCTTCGCTGGCGGCTCTGCAAAGACCGTAGACGGAAAAAACGGACGCAAAATCAAAGGGCTAAAAGCCCAAGCCCGAGGGTTTGGTTTTCTGCTCTTGACGGTTCTGGTTTTTCTGGTAATTTTATCAGAAGAAAAACGAAAAGGTTTTTCATGGTTCGGTTCATTTTGAGGATACGCGTTGGTTTGAAGTTGAACCGGGTAGAGAAGAGGAAGCTCTGGTAAAGAATCATCTACAAAATGAGAAACCCATTCAAGGCCTGCCACGTCATCATCCTGTAAACAAAATCCCTAGTTTCAGCTTCAGTTACAAAACGGACAAGTAGATGAATTTTACAGTGACAGAGACTCACCGGAACGAGTAATTCAGTTGAGAAAATGGAATCATAGGAAGCGTCGGTGGAATTGGAGTTGCTATCTTCCGAGAGCGAGTGAGAGGAAAGAGATAAActatctttttcttcttcatctccCTCGTGGTGTTGTTCATCGCCGTTGGAGAAGTCAAGGAGGTCGTCCACCGAGAAATCTTCACCGGCAACCACCGTGTTCGAGTTAAAGCTAAACAGTTCTTCACCAAGCGTTTGTTGAAAAACAAACTCCCTCCTCAAACTCGGTTTCAAAGCTTTTGCCACCGCAAACTCCATTTTTCTGCAAATAAATTCAACTATTAACCAGTTTCAATTTCAGGTTTCATTTTTTGTGCTCaattttcattattattattattacctgttaaaacaaagaagaagaagaattgaAGGATAAACAGCACTGAAGTTTTGTTAGGTTGAAAGAAGAAACTTTATGAATATttctttcttctctttctctttctctgCTCTTATTGTTATTGtcttttttttatattttattttggAATTTAAACACAGTAGCATATCTTCCTTTGTAAAAAGGGTGATCCAGCATGCGTGTGACATTTGGTCACGTGGTGGGGCTTGACTATTATTGGAATAGTTATAGTTAtagttttatttaatttttaatttttaattaatgAATGAAACGTAAAATTCAAAATTTCTTTTATCGATgattcttattttattttttttgacTTAACCAAAAATAATAAAGCTGGCCCGGTCCAATGCAAGTGGGCGAGCCGGCTAAAAACAAAAAAACGTTAAAATCACACGCCGGTTTTGACTGTTACAATCATGTACAGGCACCGTTGATGGTGGTGATAATGAACGGGTGAGATTTAACGTGAGATGTTTGGCGGTAGTAGTTTTCAAAAAACAGATTCCGCAACGCAACGAATTTGTTACTAACAAGGAAACCGCCTTGGATGAAAAAGTGGGTCCAGTTTTTTTGGGTATTTGCAAAAATGGGAATGGTTCGTTGCGTTGATCTCGCCTTGTGACGTGGATAATTGTTTTTTGagaaataaaatattttaattttattgaGGACTGTTTGGCGCGTGAAGTTATTGACTTTTAAAAGTAGTAATGTGAGTGAGATTCGAGGCTTCAACTTATCACGTTTGGACTCAACTTATTTTTGGCGCGTTTCTTTTATGCTTTGTGGACTCTTAGCTGTCTTCCTTAACATGTAAAATTATGTTTTCTTTTGCTTTAAGCCAAATACTACTTCattcttttattttattattactTTTATTTTAACATCTAGAAAACTGCTATAAATTTCTTACTTGTTCacatttttctttttctttttcttttattctaACATACAAAAGTCTTTACTTTAATTACACGTGGCCTTTAGATTTTATTTGAAGGAGTAACTAGGATTTAGAAACATTGTTGAATGAGGGAAAATGAAAGGAATTATTAAGAGATGTTATAGCTATTAATTATTGTGGGGAGATTGGATGAGAATACTAAAACTCAGTTGAACTGTTACTCTATTGACATTTTCacataaattttaaaaaaataataaataaaagagaaaaaattatattttattaaacTATCTTTGATGAAAGTAATAGTAATTAGATAGTAAAAATTGAAAAGATGTATTAGAAGTTGAAATTAGTCATTCATTTTGGAacatttatttatttcaaatacTCGTTATGGGACAGTGGGAGTACCTTATTATTCAATTGTACTCTTTCGGTTCTTTTTTAagtgttattttttattttctctgGGATATAATGAGTGACTCAGTCGACTATTTCAATagattaagaaaaataaataaataaaagagagataatgatatttttactaaagTATCCTTAGAATATATTAGGAATGATGAAAGTAATATTAATTAGAAGATAAAGTTGAAAAATATATATTGAAAATTGAAATTGATCATTCAAATTTGGACACTTTTTTATTTCAAATAGATAATTTATTGTGGGACGGATCGGATAACTTTTTATATATACCAAGAAAGCTAATCATTATTattacttttcaaacaataatttttttttacctataatactcctaattatttattatattcaATTAATATTACCTTGTATTTTGCAAGTGATAATTTGCAAGTGATATTAATATTACCTTGTATTTTGCAAGtgataattttttttaaatgacaTTTAGAAAAGAACAGAGAAAATATTACATTTGTTCCTTTATATAAGAGACAATTCACTTTTAAGTTCATTGAATAATTAACGTATTTGATTTAAAAACTGACGAAATACATTAGttattcaatgaatctaaaaaatAAATTGTCTCTTATATAACAGTACAGTAATAAATAAGGGTTTCATTTAGTTTTgtaatatatttttaatttttaaaattttaaaatattataatttgTGTGATTTTGTTTAGttgcaaaaatattttttatttatgatttttttaaaataagaaacttataagtttttaaaattttgatttttaattttgaaaattgaaaagagataaaagaagaaaaaaataaagaaaatagtACAATTTTGTTAATAAGAAATTTGTAATATTGTTCAATTTAAAATGTAATTTTGTTTAAATGAATCATATTGTTTTATGAAACAAATGTGTTAAAATCACAAGTAAGCATGGAAATAATATTTATGTTTCACAGGTCGACTGTGAGGTCCAAAGACAAAACAAGGTGAAAGGATAAATAAATTTCATGTCTCATATTACTTAGATTAACTTACTCGGAAAGCATATCATCGCCATCTAGATCCATTGGACCGACCATTTTCATTTTATGCTCAAACATAGATTCATATGCTAACTAATTATTCTATTTATTGATTTAAGCGTACgaatttcatttttcatttacaCTACACTTTTCAATATCTTATTGACCTGAGAGCTGGAGTGTTAATCTTGTAGGTCAACCCTTATCCTCCACATTAGAACCTTGAACCACGATAACATTCCACCAATTCAACCTCTTTGATCATCGTTTAGTTACATAGCAAAACATTGGCACCGTTTATGAGAATCGATCTTTGATTCCTACGATTTCCATAATCTATCATTTCTCAATTTGACTGATCAGATCCATATCTTCTTCGATTGAAGTATGTATCTCCATCTTCAGTTTAGCTCCTTTAAGATTCATAGTCGAAAGTTTTGCACCAGATTTACCAAACAATGGCATTGTCGAAAGCCACTCGTTCCGCCGCTCAACGGCAAGCTAAAGCAGCAAGAAATCCCCTGCCTCTACAAAGGAAGGACAACCAAATCTCAACATCTACTCCTTCAATTCCTCCACCACCAAGCTCCGTGCAACTTGAGACATTCTAGAGAACCTCTCAATTTCCTTCGTTCGCCGGATCCGTTCCACAATTCCACAAAGGGGAATCCTCTTTCAGACCTGCACTTTTGCCTACAGGCATTGGACGCAAAGCGCTTCCCGGCTCAGTCCACAAGGAGCTAAGTCTTACAAGTTAGTCTCAGTCCACAAGGAGCTAACGAGTTATGGAATGACATGTTCTAGATGATTCAGCATCAAAACTCCTAGGCTATTGTAGATAGACCTACTATGATCAAAGAGATCCTACACAATGATATCCCAAAGAACAACA containing:
- the LOC127083225 gene encoding GATA transcription factor 7 encodes the protein MEFAVAKALKPSLRREFVFQQTLGEELFSFNSNTVVAGEDFSVDDLLDFSNGDEQHHEGDEEEKDSLSLSSHSLSEDSNSNSTDASYDSIFSTELLVPDDDVAGLEWVSHFVDDSLPELPLLYPVQLQTNAYPQNEPNHEKPFRFSSDKITRKTRTVKSRKPNPRAWAFSPLILRPFFPSTVFAEPPAKKQKKKAQAQAQVDGVEAQDEGHLQRRCSHCQVQKTPQWRTGPLGAKTLCNACGVRYKSGRLFSEYRPACSPTFSSEIHSNSHRKVLEMRKRKGMVGPESGLSAQTQIVTTC